Part of the Candidatus Abyssobacteria bacterium SURF_5 genome, CCGAGCATCTTCCCGCGGAGGGTAAATACGCCCGCTCGCACGCTGCCGGTACCGACGTCAACGCCAAGCACCAGTCCCTTTTTCTCTTGTCTTACGGCCTTCACCTCGATCTCTCCGTTACGGACCTCCTTCGCTCCAGCCCGTATTTTACAGGGTTCAGTGGAAAAAATCAACGCAGGTAAAAAGGCTGGAAGAGCAGGCGGTTCATATCTTTTTTAGCCTGTTTTGAGTATAATAAAAATGGATTAATATGGCTGCAGCAAGGAGATGAACGTATGTCGGACAGATTCAAGCTGGTATCCGAGTTCACATTAAAGGGGGACCAGCCGCAGGCGGTTGAGAAGCTTGCTCAAGGGCTGAACGAAGGTCTCAGGCACCAGGTTCTTCTCGGAGTGACCGGCTCGGGGAAGACGTTCACGATGGCGAACATCATCGAGCGCGTGAACCGGCCGGCGCTGGTGCTGGCTCATAACAAGACGCTGGCGGCCCAATTGTACAGTGAGTTCAAGCAGTTGTTTCCCGAGAATGCGGTCGAATATTTTGTCAGCTATTATGATTACTACCAGCCCGAAGCCTATGTGCCGACTACAGACACCTATATTGAGAAGGATGCTTCGATCAACGAGGAAATCGATAAGATGCGCCACTCGGCGACGAGGTCGCTGTTCGAGAGACGCGACGTACTCATTGTTGCCAGCGTTTCCTGCATCTATGGCCTCGGTTCACCCGAAGAGTATCTGGGCATGCTGATCTCGATCGAGAGCAACTCCGAGATGACGCGCGACGACCTCCTGAAGCGACTCGTGGCGATGCAGTACGAGCGAAACGACGTGGATTTTCATCGCGGCACCTTTCGCGTGCGCGGCGACGTGGTTGAGATATTCCCGGCGTATGAGAGCGATCGCGTTGTTCGAATAGAATTTTTCGGTGACACGATCGATGCTATTTCCGAGGTTGATCCCTTGCGTGGAAAAATTGTGCGCAGGCTGAATCGCGCCCTTATCTTTCCGGGCAGTCATTACGCGACTTCATATGATAAGCTCGGGCGCGCCATTCATACGGTGCGCGCTGAACTGCGCGAACGGTTGGCCGAACTGCGCGCGCAGGAGAAGCGCCTGGAGGCCCAGCGCCTCGAGCAACGCACGAATTTTGATCTCGAGATGCTGAGGGAAACCGGCTTTTGCGCCGGAATCGAGAACTATTCCCGCCACCTTGACGGACGCCGGCCGGGCCAGCCGCCGTTCACCTTGATCAACTATTTCCCGCCCGACTTCGTGATTTTTCTTGATGAAAGCCATCAGACTGTTCCGCAGCTTCACGCCATGTACAACGGCGACCGCGCGCGAAAGCAGACGCTGGTGGATTACGGGTTTCGGCTGCCTTCGGCGCTCGACAACCGGCCGCTGAAGTTCGAGGAGTTCGAGCAACTGACGAAACAGGTAATCTACGTTTCGGCTACTCCCGGCAGTTATGAGTTGCAGAAAAGCAAGGGGCTGGTGGTTGAACAATTGATCAGGCCGACGGGATTGATGGACCCCGAAGTGGTCGTCAAGCCGGCTCGCAACCAGGTCGATGATCTCCTGCACGAAATACGCCGGCGCGTCGAAAAAAATGAGCGGGTGCTCGTTACGACGCTGACGAAAAGGATGGCGGAAGACTTGACGGACTATTACCTCGAAGTGGGCGTGCGCGTTCGATACCTGCATTCCGACATCGCCACTATCGAGCGGTTCGAGATCATCCGCGACCTGCGCCGGGGAGGATTCGATGTGCTCATCGGCATCAACCTCCTGCGCGAGGGATTGGATATTCCCGAGGTGTCGCTTGTCGCAATTCTGGACGCCGACAAGGAAGGGTTCCTTCGGGCGGAAAAATCTCTGATTCAGACGATAGGGCGCGCCGCTCGAAACCTTGGCGGGACCGTCATCATGTATGCCGACACCGTCACGGATTCAATGCGGAAAGCCCTGGATGAAACCTACCGCCGCCGCGCCATTCAGTCTGAATTCAACCGGGAGCACGGTATTACTCCTCAGACAATCGTGAAACGCATGCCGGACGTGCTGTCCAGCGTTTATGAATCGGATTATGTGACTGTCCCGGTCGCGGCTGAGGCGGCGGCCGAATATGTCACTTCCGGCGAACTGCCGAGGATGCTCGAGGATCTAAAGCGCGAGATGAAAAAAGCAGCGGACAAACTGGAGTTCGAACGCGCCGCGGAGTTGCGAGACCGCATCCGCGAGCTCCAACAACTGGAGCTGGCGCTGAAGTGAAAGAAACGTGCCACGGAAATTACGTCAGGCGCTCTTGCCCGTCCTGATGAGGGGAACGGTGGCGGGGCCGGTACGCGAGGGCTCTCGCTCCTTCGCGGGTTCAAGAATATCAATCTTCCTCAAGTGCTTGCGCTCAACGAGCAAAGAGATGGTGTTGCCTGTTTGATCCGCCGGGAAGAAATAGAACCTTGCGCTCGTCGCGCTGTAGGCTTGTGAAGTATATCCCTCGATCTTTTCCTTGTCATGAAAGGTCAGCAGCATGTGCACCCCGTGCATCTGCGTGGCGGGCGACACGATTTTTTTCCCGATTTGGCCATCGAAATCCCTCACGAAGTATACCGCTTTCAAATCGGAGAATGAAACGTAGATCTCTTCATTGGAACCCGGCAACGCGTCACGAGGCAGCAATCCGAAGCCGTCGCCTTCGATATCCCACGAAGCAGGGGTGCCCTTCAACATTCGGCCGTCGAGATATCGGACGACGATCTGCTTGTATGGATGTGGATTCTCGAACCGAAACGTGTATGCTCCCACCTCGATCAGATCGCGATCGCTCAGCGGAACCGGCCCGTCGAGTTTCTGAAGGTTCACGATGACCTTGTTCTTGCCCAGCGGCTGCAGATACATCCTTTTGTTTCCTTTATCCAACTTCACAAACAACTCGCAATGATGAGCCGCGACCGATTTATGAGGAAGAACCAGACCGGCGTCTTTCGCGCTCCCGATAACTATGGAGTCGCGCCCGACTGACTTTCCAAGCGTATTGAGGCTGGCGGTGATCAATCGAGATCGGTCATGAGACTTGTCTTTGAGATTGATCAGGACAAGCTTGCCCTCGAGAGCGCTCATGGGACGCGCCCGGATGAAGCGATACAAAAAAATTCCTCCCACGAGGAGGACAATGCCCGCGGCTGCTCCTATTAGCAAGGCGGGATCGAGCCAGGAGAAAAACTTTTCGATCAAACGGCCGCGAGCATGCGGTGGAGCGATTTTGACGGCTATTTCCACCTCATCCTTCGAAAATTTGATCGGTCCCCTGGCGCCGGCGAAAGCGATCTTTCCGTCGAGTGTCTGGGAATGAGTTATCGCCAACGTCGCATCGGTTTCAACCGTTATCTGTAGTTCAAGGCAATCTTCCTGTCGGACAAAAGAGGTCGTCATCTTGATACCTTCAGGAAGACCGACGGAGGGGGTGATGCGAATATCCTCCGGTTCGGCAATCGAATTGGAACGGAGAAAGACGCTTTTCGTCTCGCGAAACGCTGCTCCCGGGCGGATCGGACCGAATTGGAGTCGCTCCCTGAGGTCCACTGAAATCTCCGGTTGCGATATGGTGACGGTAACCGGAATCTCCGGCGGCTCAAGAAACAGTACTTGCCCCGGCAACGGTTTCAACTCGAGTTTGCCGACAACGGTCCCTTCATGAAAACTGTCAACACGTACGACGAATTGAGTGGTCCATGGTTTTCTGGAACAGGTGACGCCGCCGGGAGTGATTTCAAGAAGGGTCTTCCATGATGGATTCTCCTGATAGGCGCCGCGAAAACTCAATTGTATTTGTTGGTCGGAAGCGTCTCCTCGCGCCGGAAAAAACGCGAGCGAAACCGGCACCGTCGCTTTCGGGCCTGCTACCCTTCCCAGGTCCAGGGACACGGGTTCAACGAATACCTGCGCGAAGCCCAGTTGTCGATTCTCCTCAGTCATTTCCGCTAACTCTTTACCCAAATTGAAGGAAGTCCCTTTCGCCAGTTCCATCCATTCGACCACATCAGGGTCGGGATGATCTCCCAGCGAGAGATAGAAGAAGGCGGCATTGGAGCCCTGCAACAATCCCGGGTAACGCTTGAGCAGGTCTTCAAACTGAATCGGCTCAGCGACTACGGGAGGCGGATTATTTTTTCCGTCCGACAGGAGGATCATCGTTCTCTGATGCTTCGTGTCCTTTTTTTCGAGCTGCGAAAGCTCCTCCATTCCCTTATCCAATGCGCCTGTTATGTAGGTATAGAACTGATCCGACTCGAGCGAAGCCAGTTCCCTTTCAATCAACCGTATGTCTTGCGCGGATGAGATCTTCTGGCGGAACCTCAAATTGATCTTTTCGCCGAAGCTTATCAAGACAATCGTATCGCCCGGCTGCGCCTTTTGGGCATACTCTAAAATCGCCTTCTTGACGTCTCCAAATATGTTGCGCATGCTCGAAGAGGTGTCCAGCAGGAAAACAATGTCTTGATTCGGCAACTTTTTTTCGGTTGCGGCGGCCGAACAGGGGAAGAGAGAAAACTGGATCAGGATGAAGATCGCCGGCAAGAGAGCAGTGGCGCGTTGCAGGTCCATTTTGCTTTTTTCTGGAACCTTTTCACTTGAAGTAGCCATTTGTCTTTGCGTGATCCTCATTTGCCTTGCGTGGAAAATAAACACCCGAAGGCCCCAACGAAAATGAGCATGCCGCGCCCTCTGCGTTCTTTATGAAAGGTGCATGAAATGTGCCAGTGAGAGGTGAATGCAGCGCCTAAACCTAGATGTGTGAATTCGTTACGGCTCTATCGCGAATGCAGCCCCCCTTGATTTAACCGATGCATGCCGTTCCTTGACTTCGGAGGCGAAGCTATGCTAAATTCTTGTTTACGCTAACATGAGGGGAATAAAGAGGTTTTGCCAATGTCGGACACGCTGGAACGGGCCAAGGAAGTACTGAAAATTGAGGGAGAGGCTATTCTCAAGCTTCGTGATAAGGTGGGCTCAAGTTTTGAACAGGCCGTCGATATCATCATGAAGTGCAAAGGGAGGGTGATTGTTACCGGAATGGGAAAACCGGGCATAATCGCCCGAAAGATTTCCGCCACGTTGGCAAGCACGGGTACCCCTTCACTTGCGATGCATCCGGCCGATGCCATTCACGGCGACTTGGGGATGGTTACGAAGGAAGACGTGGTGATCCTTATTTCCAACAGCGGAAAAACGGAAGAGATAACGCGGCTGCTGCCGATGATTAAGAGAATTGGGGCAAAATTGATCGCGATGACCGGCGACACGAATTCTCCCCTTTCCGAATACAGCGACTGCGTTTTGGATTGTTCGGTGGATGCCGAGGCATGTCCTTTCAATTTGGCGCCCACAGCGAGCACGACGGCGTCATTGGCCATGGGAGACGCATTGGCTGTTGTGCTTTTGGAAAAGAAGGGGTTTCGCGTAGAGGATTACGCCTTTTACCATCCCGGCGGCAACCTTGGCCGCCAGCTTCTGAAGATATGCGACGTCATGAGGAAAGGAGCGCGGAACCCTATTGTTCACCAGGATGCGCTTGTAAAAGAAGCATTGCTTGTCGCCACACATGCACGCGCCGGAGCAGCCGTCATCGTTGACGAAACTGGCCGTTTGACGGGCATTTTCACCGACGGCGATCTCCGGCGTTCGCTGGAGAAGGATTCGGATTTGCTCTCAAAACCGGTAAAGCACTTCATGACGAAGTCGCCCCTGTCAGTCTCGCCCGAGAAGCTGGTGAACGAAGTCATGCGTCTGATTAAGGATCAGCGCAAAAAGGATCTGCCGGTTGTAGACGATGAGGGCAAGCCAATCGGTTTTATTGACGAGCAGGACCTCCTCGGGCTGTAGATGGTCATACTCCACAGACGGCCAGCCTCCTCGTGTTCCCCATAAAGAGAACCGTGTTCAAATCTGCGCCTGCAGTGTTCAAAAGCGGCCCGAAAAATTCCATCGCCATTGCGGTCAGAACCCTCACTCTCTCTTAACGACCGCCGGCGCCGCTCATTCTATCCCATTTAAAGGTCAAAAGGCTGAGAACAAACAGGCACAGCAGGTATCCCAGTAAGACCAGCCAGGTCGGCCAAAGGTCGATCAGCTTAGCCTGCATGTTCATTACATGCCGCAAACCTTCGGAGAGATGTGTCAACGGGAGAAGCCAGATGAAGGGGAGCACTTTTCGGGGCATGATCTCCAGGGGAAGGAATACGCCGCACACCATGAGCATTGGCAGTGCGATAACGTTGGCAATTGTTGAGGCGACCTCCGGCGTCTTCGCCATGCCTGCAATCGCAAACGATATCGCCGAACCGATCAAATTTCCGAGGACGACAAACAGGAGGAGCGATCCGACAGGAAACCCCAGGTTGGGCTCGAACAGGGTAAACCCGATAAGGCAGATGAGCGCAGTCTGGATCAGAGCCAGCGTAAGGCGGAAGAAAACATGACTTGCCACGAAAGATATCTTGCTCAAGGGGGTGATCCATAGCCTGCGCAAGATACCCTGCTCTCGGAGCCTCACGATCGTGGGTGCAAGCGAAAAGATACAACTTGGCAGGACCGCCATCGCAATGATGCCGGGCACCAGAAAATCAATGAATCCGAAAAATTCCTCGACAGTCTTGATTTCGGTGCGCCGATAGGAAAGCGGGGGTCTCTTATACTCGCCCCCGGAAAGCACTTCC contains:
- a CDS encoding KpsF/GutQ family sugar-phosphate isomerase, whose translation is MSDTLERAKEVLKIEGEAILKLRDKVGSSFEQAVDIIMKCKGRVIVTGMGKPGIIARKISATLASTGTPSLAMHPADAIHGDLGMVTKEDVVILISNSGKTEEITRLLPMIKRIGAKLIAMTGDTNSPLSEYSDCVLDCSVDAEACPFNLAPTASTTASLAMGDALAVVLLEKKGFRVEDYAFYHPGGNLGRQLLKICDVMRKGARNPIVHQDALVKEALLVATHARAGAAVIVDETGRLTGIFTDGDLRRSLEKDSDLLSKPVKHFMTKSPLSVSPEKLVNEVMRLIKDQRKKDLPVVDDEGKPIGFIDEQDLLGL
- the uvrB gene encoding excinuclease ABC subunit UvrB, encoding MSDRFKLVSEFTLKGDQPQAVEKLAQGLNEGLRHQVLLGVTGSGKTFTMANIIERVNRPALVLAHNKTLAAQLYSEFKQLFPENAVEYFVSYYDYYQPEAYVPTTDTYIEKDASINEEIDKMRHSATRSLFERRDVLIVASVSCIYGLGSPEEYLGMLISIESNSEMTRDDLLKRLVAMQYERNDVDFHRGTFRVRGDVVEIFPAYESDRVVRIEFFGDTIDAISEVDPLRGKIVRRLNRALIFPGSHYATSYDKLGRAIHTVRAELRERLAELRAQEKRLEAQRLEQRTNFDLEMLRETGFCAGIENYSRHLDGRRPGQPPFTLINYFPPDFVIFLDESHQTVPQLHAMYNGDRARKQTLVDYGFRLPSALDNRPLKFEEFEQLTKQVIYVSATPGSYELQKSKGLVVEQLIRPTGLMDPEVVVKPARNQVDDLLHEIRRRVEKNERVLVTTLTKRMAEDLTDYYLEVGVRVRYLHSDIATIERFEIIRDLRRGGFDVLIGINLLREGLDIPEVSLVAILDADKEGFLRAEKSLIQTIGRAARNLGGTVIMYADTVTDSMRKALDETYRRRAIQSEFNREHGITPQTIVKRMPDVLSSVYESDYVTVPVAAEAAAEYVTSGELPRMLEDLKREMKKAADKLEFERAAELRDRIRELQQLELALK
- a CDS encoding VWA domain-containing protein, whose amino-acid sequence is MRITQRQMATSSEKVPEKSKMDLQRATALLPAIFILIQFSLFPCSAAATEKKLPNQDIVFLLDTSSSMRNIFGDVKKAILEYAQKAQPGDTIVLISFGEKINLRFRQKISSAQDIRLIERELASLESDQFYTYITGALDKGMEELSQLEKKDTKHQRTMILLSDGKNNPPPVVAEPIQFEDLLKRYPGLLQGSNAAFFYLSLGDHPDPDVVEWMELAKGTSFNLGKELAEMTEENRQLGFAQVFVEPVSLDLGRVAGPKATVPVSLAFFPARGDASDQQIQLSFRGAYQENPSWKTLLEITPGGVTCSRKPWTTQFVVRVDSFHEGTVVGKLELKPLPGQVLFLEPPEIPVTVTISQPEISVDLRERLQFGPIRPGAAFRETKSVFLRSNSIAEPEDIRITPSVGLPEGIKMTTSFVRQEDCLELQITVETDATLAITHSQTLDGKIAFAGARGPIKFSKDEVEIAVKIAPPHARGRLIEKFFSWLDPALLIGAAAGIVLLVGGIFLYRFIRARPMSALEGKLVLINLKDKSHDRSRLITASLNTLGKSVGRDSIVIGSAKDAGLVLPHKSVAAHHCELFVKLDKGNKRMYLQPLGKNKVIVNLQKLDGPVPLSDRDLIEVGAYTFRFENPHPYKQIVVRYLDGRMLKGTPASWDIEGDGFGLLPRDALPGSNEEIYVSFSDLKAVYFVRDFDGQIGKKIVSPATQMHGVHMLLTFHDKEKIEGYTSQAYSATSARFYFFPADQTGNTISLLVERKHLRKIDILEPAKEREPSRTGPATVPLIRTGKSA
- a CDS encoding ABC transporter permease yields the protein MKSVFQLYLANARMFLRVRQEIFWVIVLPVFLLILLGFVLKDVAGIGSMRPEDIHFPIGITDNDHSAASRKFIEKLASSSEFDVTELAEEDAREQARTARQRLVIIFPAGFEKDLLTSSAHVEVVADARALALTEMAFNILRERNEEVLSGGEYKRPPLSYRRTEIKTVEEFFGFIDFLVPGIIAMAVLPSCIFSLAPTIVRLREQGILRRLWITPLSKISFVASHVFFRLTLALIQTALICLIGFTLFEPNLGFPVGSLLLFVVLGNLIGSAISFAIAGMAKTPEVASTIANVIALPMLMVCGVFLPLEIMPRKVLPFIWLLPLTHLSEGLRHVMNMQAKLIDLWPTWLVLLGYLLCLFVLSLLTFKWDRMSGAGGR